The following are encoded in a window of Podospora pseudoanserina strain CBS 124.78 chromosome 6, whole genome shotgun sequence genomic DNA:
- a CDS encoding hypothetical protein (EggNog:ENOG503P0CU; COG:Q): MGVLKPDEDLTGLAPANLLHTITTFLTAHYLLLTLSFLFLRALVKRYASPLRKYPGPVLASISRLWKVKSVASGRTHLEHIDLHRKYGPVVRIAPNEVSVSSPEAARTLLSAGKRFFKTDFYGVFPPPENPDIFTETREDVHAMKKRVANVPYSMAAMQQLSPFIDDTIELLATKINNHIESSPDGEFDLGDYLHYFAFDVLGEVAFSRSFGFLKEGRDVDNAIKTIDNSQTYNGIVGQVPELDFLLRRNPLWQFVPWLSTKNALITRMALEEMGRRQPFDKDRGGGLRGGVGVDGRRDLMASLIQGHLRDKERFGVGDVFAVAHGAIFAGSDSTASTMQSFFWHILDSKPVYQALLREIEDAVNTGVIPAEGNITWNQSQSLDYLQACLKEAMRVRPAVGLNITRLVPPEGAELDGHFFPGGTTIAANGWVLHRDKETFGQDADDFRPERWLEDEERAKKMERYMFQFGGGSHLCIGRNLALLEINKVIPRLLRDYRFELAHPGQLLKANASFFVVQSGLEVFIKKA; encoded by the exons ATGGGTGTCCTCAAACCCGACGAAGACTTGACCGGCCTCGCGCCagcaaacctcctccacaccatcaccacctttcTCACAGCGcactacctcctcctcaccctctccttcctcttcctccgcgcCCTCGTCAAGAGATATGCCTCCCCCCTGCGGAAGTACCCCGGTCCCGTCCTGGCATCCATCTCCCGGCTCTGGAAAGTGAAATCTGTCGCCTCGGGCCGGACCCATCTTGAACATATCGACCTCCACCGGAAATACGGCCCCGTCGTTCGCATTGCACCAAACGAAGTCTCGGTCTCGTCCcccgaggcggcgaggacgCTCCTGTCAGCAGGGAAGAGATTTTTCAAGACGGATTTCTACGGGGTCTTCCCCCCGCCGGAGAACCCTGATATTTTCACCGAAACGAGGGAGGACGTCCACGCTATGAAGAAGCGGGTGGCGAACGTGCCGTACAGCATGGCGGCGATGCAGCAGCTGTCGCCGTTTATCGACGATACCATCGAGCTCTTGGCGACGAAAATCAACAACCATATCGAGTCGTCGCCCGATGGAGAGTTTGATTTGGGGGATTATCTGCACTATTTTGCGTTTGATgtgctgggggaggtggcgttTTCGAGGTCGTTTGGGTTTTTgaaagaggggagggatgtggaCAACGCGATCAAGACGATTGATAACAGTCAGACGTATAATGGGATTGTGGGGCAGGTTCCGGAGTTGGATTTTTTGTTGCGGAGGAATCCGCTTTGGCAGTTTGTGCCTTGGTTGAGTACCAAGAATGCGTTGATTACGAGGAtggcgctggaggagatggggaggcgGCAGCCGTTTGATAAGGataggggaggtgggttgaggggcggggttggggtggatgggaggagggatttgatGGCTAGTTTGATACAGGGGCATTTGAGAGATAaggagaggtttggggtgggggatgttTTTGCTGTGGCTCATGGGGCTAT CTTTGCGGGATCGGACTCGACGGCGTCGACGATGCAGAGCTTCTTTTGGCATATTTTGGATTCGAAGCCGGTTTACCAGGCGTTGCtgagggagattgaggacGCGGTGAACACGGGGGTTATCCCGGCCGAGGGGAATATCACCTGGAATCAGTCGCAGAGTTTGGATTACTTGCAGGCCTGTCTCAAGGAAGcgatgagggtgaggccgGCGGTGGGGCTCAACATCACGAGATTGGTCCCGCCTGAGGGTGCGGAGCTGGATGGACATTTCTTCCCTGGAGGCACCACCATCGCGGCGAACGGGTGGGTGCTACATCGTGATAAGGAGACGTTTGGGCAAGATGCAGACGATTTCAGACCTGAGCGGTGgttggaggacgaggagagggcgaagaagatggagaggtatATGTTTCAG tttgggggtggaagcCATCTGTGTATTGGGCGGAACTTGGCGCTTCTGGAAATCAACAAGGTGATTCCACGGTTGTTGAGGGACTACAGGTTTGAGCTGGCGCACCCGGGCCAACTGCTCAAGGCCAATGCGTCTTTCTTTGTGGTGCAATCAGGATTGGAGGTGTTTATCAAGAAGGCTTAG
- the CIC1 gene encoding proteasome-interacting protein cic1 (EggNog:ENOG503NU7W; COG:J), producing the protein MSPSAAVTKTAETTVPVNPDQTLKACKALVAHIKKAAAAPPKDGKQNLLADAETTVAETPVWLTLTTKNHIHENNRLQPGKIALPNPLNTSEEISVCLITADPQRYYKNAVADEFPEELRKKIGRVIDLTHLKAKFKAYEAQRKLFSEHDVFLADDRIINRLPKALGKTFFKTTTKRPIPVVLMAQREKVDGKRVAVPKGFMVKKNKRDPTENANARPTAEIVKEVEKAIGAALVHLTPSTNTAIKVGYAGWEPEKIAENITVVVKELVERFVPQKWSNVRSFYVKGPETAALPVYQTDELWLDESKVVPNGQEGSSALPGKREQKLIKGEKPNIGKKRKSLDAEPEPAAEEAPVAKEDRPKKKAKKVLPESNDEKLDKEIAERKARLKKQKASAKKAVEV; encoded by the exons ATGTCGCCCTCCGCTGCTGTCACCAAGACGGCCGAGACCACGGTCCCTGTCAACCCTGACCAGACCCTTAAGGCCTGCAAGGCGCTTGTTGCCcacatcaagaaggccgccgccgccccgcCCAAGGACGGAAAGCAAAACCTCCTCGCTGATGCCGAAACCACCGTCGCCGAGACTCCCGTCTGGCTCACTCTCACCACAAAGAACCACATTCACGAGAACAACC GCCTTCAGCCAGGAAAGATTgctctccccaaccccctgaaCACCAGCGAAGAGATCAGCGTCTGCCTCATCACAGCCGATCCCCAGAGATACTACAAGAACGCCGTCGCCGATGAGTTCCCCGAGGAGCTTCGCAAGAAGATTGGCAGAGTCATCGATCTCACCCACTTGAAAGCCAAGTTCAAGGCGTACGAGGCCCAACGCAAGCTGTTCAGCGAGCACGATGTTTTCCTTGCCGACGATAGAATCAtcaaccgcctccccaaGGCGCTCGGCAAGACGTTTttcaagaccaccaccaagcgcCCCATTCCTGTGGTGCTGATGGCCCAGCGCGAGAAGGTTGACGGCAAGCGTGTTGCTGTTCCCAAGGGGTTCatggtcaagaagaacaagcgCGACCCCACCGAGAATGCCAACGCCCGTCCCACCGCCGAGATTGTCAAGGAGGTCGAGAAGGCCATCGGTGCCGCGCTGGTGCATCTTACCCCCTCtaccaacaccgccatcaaggttGGATACGCTGGGTGGGAGCCTGAGAAGATCGCCGAGAACATCACCGTGGTGGTCAAGGAGCTGGTCGAGAGATTTGTGCCACAGAAGTGGAGCAACGTCCGCAGCTTTTACGTCAAGGGCCCAGAGACGGCTGCCCTTCCCGTATACCAGACGGACGAGTTGTGGTTGGACGAGAGCAAGGTTGTTCCCAACGGCCAGGAGGGGTCCAGCGCTCTCCCCGGCAAGAGGGAAcagaagctcatcaaggGCGAGAAGCCCAACATTGGCAAGAAGCGCAAGTCGTTGGATGCCGAGCCTGAGccggctgccgaggaggcaCCGGTTGCCAAGGAGGACaggccaaagaagaaggccaagaaggtgcTGCCGGAGAGCAACGAcgagaagctcgacaaggaGATTGCGGAAAGGAAagcgaggttgaagaagcagaaggcgtcggccaagaaggcggtggaggtctAA
- the TOS4 gene encoding target of SBF (EggNog:ENOG503NVJS; COG:S), which translates to MDSSPSASTKTREPSLPTLQGVKRPAPSLLPAFEPLSSSPGLPRPSKRQATASAFFKYPTPAPTSSTGILSSSPPRVGNRPAPPRPQSRSSVTERAPLCDVRSVDLNENGETLLMGRSSNSSQYQLSANRLISRVHVKARYIAAAEPLEPNKIEIVCNGWNGLKLHCQGQTWELAKGDSFTSETEGADIMIDVHDARVLVQWPRREKERDVLGQLSDSSWDESPRPRVGRVAGASELHGSPLRRSVRIGSPESPTPANVSRANASLNELLAVDNEHADAVQIYEDASADEQELPRLTDAAEESFMTQAAPSLSSDLSEPESEEENDADEENDPIIHSFGPFGANLNSRLASFSANSPRGHRVSCNPLSDVAGRAQERMEPISEDEAEDLLSSLSDEQKANITNHVVNQLAFSRLSSTPLTTIMTNLPAAEKKDLKKDQLRVIIEGTAAVGIIRRQGKDAAGKPLESEYYYIPEKDSDEHRRLAVTDGLRKPSLRNCRKQHKQYFWKRPKTP; encoded by the exons ATGGACTCCTCTCCTTCCGCCTCCACCAAGACCCGGGAGCCCTCGCTGCCCACCCTCCAGGGCGTAAAGCGGCCTGCACCTTCCTTGCTCCCTGCATTCGAACCCctttcctcatcaccagGTCTCCCAAGGCCATCGAAGCGGCAGGCAACAGCATCAGCCTTCTTCAAGTATCCCACTCCGGCACCAACATCGAGCACcggcatcctctcctccagtCCCCCACGCGTTGGAAACCGGCCGGCTCCTCCAAGACCACAGTCGAGGTCAAGCGTCACAGAGCGTGCTCCACTGTGCGATGTCCGCTCTGTGGACCTCAATGAGAACGGGGAGACATTGTTGATGGGACGATCGAGCAATTCTTCACAATATCAGCTGTCGGCCAACCGGTTAATCAGCAGAGTACACGTCAAGGCGCGATATATCGCCGCCGCAGAGCCCCTCGAGCCAAACAAGATTGAGATTGTATGCAATGGATGGAACGGCCTAAAGCTTCACTGCCAGGGGCAGACATGGGAGTTGGCCAAGGGTGATTCCTTCACCTCGGAGACCGAAGGTGCTGACATCATGATCGATGTCCACGATGCGAGAGTATTGGTACAATGGCCGCGTCGTGAGAAGGAACGTGACGTGTTGGGTCAGCTCAGCGATTCATCCTGGGATGAGTCTCCTCGCCCAAGAGTTGGCAGGGTGGCAGGTGCTTCGGAGCTTCATGGTAGTCCTCTTAGAAGGTCGGTGCGCATCGGTAGTCCCGAGTCACCCACACCTGCCAATGTGTCCAGGGCAAACGCGAGCCTCAACGAGTTGTTGGCTGTTGATAACGAGCATGCCGACGCGGTGCAGATCTATGAGGATGCCAGTGCTGATGAGCAAGAATTGCCGAGACTGACCGACGCTGCCGAGGAGAGCTTCATGACACAAGCTGCTCCAAGTCTGTCCAGCGACCTAAGCGAGCCCGAATCGGAGGAGGAAAACGATGCAGACGAGGAGAATGACCCCATCATTCACTCTTTCGGTCCCTTTGgcgccaacctcaacagccgCCTTGCCTCTTTCTCGGCCAACTCTCCTCGGGGACACCGTGTGTCTTGTAACCCACTTTCCGATGTGGCCGGCAGAGCACAGGAGAGAATGGAGCCCATCTCtgaggacgaggccgaggattTGTTGAGCAGTCTTAGTGACGAACAGAAggccaacatcaccaaccacgTGGTCAACCAGCTTGCATTCTCTCGTCTCTCTTCGACTCCTTTGACCACCATCATGACCAATCTTCCTGCTGCCGAAAAGAAGGACTTGAAGAAGGACCAGCTCCGTGTTATAATTGAGGGCACTGCGGCGGTCGGCATCATCCGTAGACAGGGCAAGGACGCGGCCGGCAAGCCTCTGGAAAGCGAGTATTACTACATCCCTGAGAAAGATAGTGATGAACATCGCCGTCTGGCCGTGACGGACGGCCTTCGGAAGCCCAGTTTGAGAAACTGCCGCAAGCAGCACAAA CAATACTTTTGGAAGCGCCCCAAGACTCCTTGA
- a CDS encoding hypothetical protein (COG:I; COG:O; EggNog:ENOG503NWUT), translating to MAIKNHLRLLFTAGSLLATTFASPVSRFEDDDDDDTPLPVVIWHGLGDAYNADGMRQVADLAESVNPGTLVYPIRIEDAGNRDRYDSFVGNVTEQLAKVCADIAAHPILSTAPAIDAVGFSQGGQFLRGYVERCNNPPVRSLITFGSQHNGITRFRDCETNDWICRFAMAVLGTNPWSPTVQGKLVPAQYFRDPEQYEKYLEHSNFLADINNERSIKNETYKKNIAKLENFVMYMFDEDTTVVPKETSWFEDVNGTEITPLRARKLYSEDWLGLRELDRKGGLKFRTAPGDHMQLSDELLTEAFGDFFGPLNRHKGRSDPRPASHVGDEESNMGSGGRSEGRPASRGGDVESDMGNDL from the exons ATGGCGATAAAAAACCACTTGCGGCTGTTGTTCACAGCCGGGTCGCTGCTTGCGACGACGTTTGCCAGCCCCGTCAGTCGCtttgaagatgacgacgatgatgacacCCCGCTGCCAGTGGTGATCTGGCATG GTCTCGGAGACGCCTACAACGCCGATGGCATGCGCCAGGTAGCCGACCTCGCCGAGTCAGTCAACCCCGGCACACTCGTCTACCCCATTCGCATCGAAGACGCTGGCAACCGCGACCGCTACGACTCCTTCGTCGGCAACGTCACCGAGCAACTAGCCAAAGTGTGCGCCGACATCGCcgcccaccccatcctctccaccgccccagCCATCGACGCCGTGGGATTCTCCCAAGgcggccagttcctccgcGGCTACGTCGAGCGCTGTAACAATCCTCCCGTCCGGAGTTTGATCACCTTCGGCTCCCAGCACAACGGCATCACCCGCTTTAGAGACTGCGAGACGAACGACTGGATCTGCCGGTTCGCCATGGCCGTCCTAGGGACCAATCCCTGGTCCCCCACGGTCCAGGGCAAGCTGGTCCCCGCGCAGTATTTCCGCGATCCTGAACAATACGAGAAGTATCTCGAGCATTCCAACTTCCTTGCGGATATCAACAACGAGCGGTCGATCAAGAACGAGACGTACAAGAAGAACATTGCGAAGCTGGAGAACTTTGTCATGTACATGTTTGACGAGGACACGACGGTGGTGCCCAAGGAGACATCGTGGTTTGAGGATGTGAATGGCACCGAGATTACACCTTTGCGTGCGAGGAAGCTGTATTCGGAGGATTGGTTGGGATTGAGGGAGCTGGATCGCAAGGGCGGGCTGAAGTTCAGGACTGCGCCTGGGGATCACATGCAGTTGTCGGATGAGTTGTTGACGGAGGCTTTTGGGGATTTCTTCGGGCCTTTGAATAGGCACAAGGGGAGGTCGGATCCCCGTCCTGCTTCGCACGTTGGAGACGAAGAGTCTAACATGGGCAGTGGCGGGAGGTCAGAGGGTCGTCCTGCTTCGAGGGGCGGAGATGTTGAGTCTGATATGGGCAACGACTTGTAA
- a CDS encoding hypothetical protein (COG:S; EggNog:ENOG503P6QN): MSAKYTGKCLCEEGGIRFTISAEPIDPVCTCYCGHCSKGAGGLGQVMVAFPEESIDIESGKELITTFTFKNTDSGKPKDKMFCKSCGVTLWTAPEHWKQLKQLLVRTPVLDGGIDWKPTVELSTSKRAKWTSSVAGAAQQ, encoded by the exons ATGTCAGCCAAGTACACCGGAAAGTGCCTctgcgaagagggaggcaTCCGCTTCACCATCTCTGCTGAGCCTATTGATCCGGTATGCACCTGTTATTGCGGCCATTGCAGCAAAGGCGCTGGCGGGCTGGGCCAGGTG ATGGTGGCCTTCCCAGAAGAGAGCATCGACATTGAGTCGGGCAAAgagctcatcaccaccttcaccttCAAGAATACCGATAGCGGCAAGCCCAAAGACAAGATGTTTTGCAAGTCTTGCGGGGTGACGCTTTGGACTGCCCCTGAGCATTGGAAGCAGCTCAAGCAGCTATTGGTTCGGACACcggtgttggatggggg AATTGACTGGAAGCCTACTGTTGAGCTTTCGACGAGCAAGCGGGCGAAGTGGACTTCTTCTGTTGCCGGGGCAGCGCAGCAGTGA
- a CDS encoding hypothetical protein (EggNog:ENOG503NVX2), giving the protein MSSRNNHIGDTTTQSYDDAEKGIYEASQQSLPVLPTPPSPVYSVDEKAIIQQVETVQPTPVTSPIHEGITPSSSTPVLTLASRNSPPSPASDDLKKPQGKPPAKPKRKVSRWILFQLWYNTYRKFFTIVVTLNLIGILMAAIGKFEYATNHLGALVLGNLLMAILMRNELFLRFLYIISIYGLRSWAPIWLKLAVTSILQHVGGIHSGCALSGACWLLYKIVDILIHHAKQHPSVIATGIITNVLVVISILSAFPWVRNNHHNVFEGHHRLIGWMGLATTWIFVVLGNAYDLKLGEWRLDAHSLISTQELWFAVFMTVFVLIPWVTLREVPVEVEIPSPKVAILKFQRGMQQGLLARISRTSIMEYHAFGIISEGRKSGCHYLICGVQGDFTKSLVDNPPKTVWTRELKFAGVGHASAMFKRGIRVCTGTGIGAALSTCIQSPNWFLIWIGSDQEKTFGPTISRLIHDNIEPERMILWDTKKRGGRPDSVQLLKDVWHSFGAEVIFITSNKAGNDEMMQGCLEAGLHAFGTLWDF; this is encoded by the exons ATGTCGTCGAGGAACAACCACATCGGGGACACGACCACCCAGTCCTACGATGACGCCGAGAAGGGTATCTACGAAGCCTCCCAACAATCTTTACCGGTCCTCCctaccccaccatcaccagtgTACTCTGTTGATGAGAAGGCCATAATTCAGCAGGTCGAGACAGTTCAGCCAACACCTGTAACATCTCCCATTCATGAGGGTAtcacaccatcctcctccacaccaGTCCTCACTCTTGCCTCGCGCAActcaccgccctctcccgccaGCGATGATCTCAAGAAGCCGCAAGGCAAGCCACCAGCGAAGCCAAAGAGAAAAGTCAGCCGATGGATTCTGTTTCAACTGTGGTACAACACCTACCGCAAGTTCTTCACCATTGTGGTGACTCTTAACCTGATCGGTATCTTGATGGCTGCTATCGGGAAGTTCGAATACGCCACAAACCACCTGGGcgcgttggtgttgggtaACTTGTTGATGGCCATCCTGATGAGAAATGAACTGTTCCTCCGGTTTCTGTACATCATCTCTATTTACGGGCTCAGGAGT TGGGCCCCTATTTGGCTCAAGCTCGCTGTAACTTCGATCTTGCAGCACGTTGGTGGCATTCACTCCGGATGTGCCCTGTCTGGAGCATG CTGGCTGCTCTACAAGATCGTCGACATCCTCATTCACCATGCCAAGCAACACCCTTCCGTGATCGCCACTGGTATCATCACCAATGTGCTGGTTGTGATCAGTATCTTGAGCGCGTTTCCTTGGGTCAggaacaaccaccacaacgtGTTCGAGGGACATCATAGGTTGATtggttggatgggtttggCAACTACCTGGATCTTTGTCGTCCTCGGCAATGCCTACGACTTGAAGCTTGGAGAGTGGAGGCTGGATGCGCACTCTTTGATCTCCACACAGGAGCTTTGGTTTGCGGTCTTTATGACAGTCTT TGTTCTCATCCCATGGGTCACCCTTCGCGAAGTTCCGGTCGAGGTCGAGATTCCATCACCAAAGGTGGCCATTCTCAAGTTCCAGCGCGGTATGCAGCAGGGTCTCTTGGCTAGAATCAGCAGGACGTCCATCATGGAGTACCATGCTTTTGGTATTATTAGTGAGGGGAGAAAGAGCGGGTGTCATTATCTCATCTGCGGCGTTCAGGGCGACTTCACCAAGTCCCTTGTTGACAACCCGCCCAAGACAGTGTGGACCCGTGAACTCAAGTTTG CTGGTGTTGGACATGCCTCGGCCATGTTCAAGCGCGGCATCAGAGTTTGCACCGGTACTGGCATTGGCGCCGCTCTCTCGACATGTATCCAGAGCCCCAACTGGTTCCTCATCTGGATTGGCTCGGATCAGGAGAAGACCTTCGGCCCAACAATCTCACGGTTGATCCACGACAACATCGAGCCGGAGAGGATGATCTTGTGGGACAccaagaagaggggaggCAGGCCAGACAGCGTGCAGCTGCTGAAGGATGTGTGGCACAGCTTTGGGGCTGAGGTTATCTTCATCACCTCGAACAAGGCGGGTAACGATGAGATGATGCAGGGGTGCTTGGAGG CCGGACTCCACGCCTTCGGAACGCTTTGGGATTTCTAA